TAGGAGTGAAAGTGACTCACGTATTTGATACCCATCTTCATGCTGACCACATTTCCGGAGGACGAATAATTGCTGAGGAAACAGGAGCACAATACTGGCTGCCACCTAAAGATGCAGATGGCGTGACATATGAATACAATGCCTTGGAAGACGGAAATAATGTGACAATTGGACATACAACGATTAATATCCATCCGCTTTATACACCCGGCCACACAATAGGTTCTACATCTTTTGTGATTGATGACACATATCTTCTTACAGGAGATATTCTCTTCATTGACTCCATTGGACGTCCTGATTTAGCGGGACTTGCAGAGGACTGGATAGGGGACTTAAGAGAAACGCTTTACAAACGTTATAAAGAGCTTTCTGATGACCTTATTGTACTTCCTGCTCATTTTATGATGATCGATGAATTAAATGATGATGGAAGCGTAGGAGCGAGACTCAGAAGTCTTTTTGCACAAAACCACGGATTAAACATTGAGGATGAAGAAGAATTCAAGAAAATGGTGACAGAAAATCTACCTCCACAACCTAACGCCTATCAGGAAATCCGTGAAACAAATATGGGGAAAATTAATCCTGATGAAGAGAAGCAGCGTGAAATGGAAATTGGACCAAATCGTTGTGCAGTAAGATAGTCTGACCTTTGGAAAACTGTACGTTAAAAATATATTAAACCTATATGGAGTGATTGATAATGAGCATAAAGGCGGATAAACTTCTAGACGCATCAGGATTAGCGTGTCCCATGCCAATTGTTAAAACTAAAAAAGAAATTGAGAACATGACTAGTGGTCAAATCATTGAAATTCATGCAACAGATAAAGGAGTTAAAAATGACTTTGCCGCATGGGTGAAAGCCAGTGGACATAAAATTCTGGCAGATGAGGATGATAACGGCGTTTTTAAATTCTGGATTAAAAAGGCGTAATATTTTATCAAGCGGAAAGCAAGGGGGAGTTGAGGCTGCCCGTGCTTTTCTTGAAAATAAGTTTTTTAAAATTTCAATCTTAAATTTTTTCTTCAAAAAAACGTATTGTGGAATGGAACTTCGCCTCTGAAAAATACAATTGTATTTTTCAGAGTATTATCATTTATTATGAAGTAGTGATGTCCTTTCTAAGATGCTCTTTCTGTTTTACTGACAAGCCTTTATTATACAAGTTCATATGAATCATGTGCTCAAGTAAAGGTTTTGATACATCACAGTTTTTTAATAAGATTAAATTCCAATGTGTTTTATTCATATAATAACCAGGCACAACACAGTGAAATTCTTGACGGTATTCTTTCGCTTTATCAAGAACACATTTTAAGGTGATGATAAGTTCATTTTGGTTGTTTTCCCTATTAGTGAAAATATGTTATCCCCTACCGTAAACCGTAGTGCTCCCCAAACTTTAAACGCCTTCTTAGCGAAGACTTGTTTTCCACAAATGCGCGCCGTAAATTTTTCCATATTGTCCCTCCAGATAACGATTTATTACGCACTATTGTAGTTGGAAGGGGCTCGTTGTATTGTAAAAAAAGGACATCATAAGAAGATGTTTATCACAGATAACCGCCCGAAAACTCCCGCTGATTGAAACTTCGTTTTATGTAGCAGGGAGCAAAGTCCCTGCAATGTTATTAATAGCCGACAAAAGAGGCGCCAATAATAACAAGTAAAATAAAGAGAACTAATATGAGCGCGAAACCGCCCACACCAGCACCTTTACAAGTCCCTACACCTGCAACAGTTCCTGGGTGGCAACCTGGATCACAACCGTGTCCTGCCGCTCCATATCCATATCCGTACATTCAGCTCACTCCTCATTGTGTGTTATCTCAACACATTTGATTATTACAGTAGTATTCTATGACCTAACATGAAGAGTGATTGGACATTTGCAATTATTTTTTAAAAAATATCAACGCGTTTTCACATGACTGCCTGTGGAACTGTTTCTTAATCTGTTCATGTTTCATGTACTAATTTGTATTTCTAAAGCTAGATATATAAGGAAAGGACACTCTAGAGACAAAAGGAGCGGTAGCTTATGAAAAAAACGACGTTTGTTGGTACTATCTTAGCATCAATGTTAGTTGCCTCGGTGGTAAGTGCTAGTTCGACGTATTATTTGCTGGAGAAGGCAAGGGACGATCTTAAAGCAGAATTAGATGAAGAGTTTTCAAGCTATTTAGAAAATAAGAAAGAACTTGATCGAGATGAGTTATTAGAGGCGGAAGCAGAGAGAATGTATACAGAAGTATTCGCTTATTTTGAATCGGCAAAAGAAGAGGATGAAAAAAAGGATGACCAATTTAAGGAAGATGTTAAAATAAAAACAGATGGCTATATTGAAGAATTGAAACATTATATTGATAGGCTGTTTCATCATAACTAAGTAGAGGAAAACAAACTTTAAATAAGTGGTGGCAAGTCTTGTGTTTCATAAAATGCAGGCTTGTCAACCCCACTTTAAAAAATAAAACGTAGCTGTGTATCTTTTAACATTAATTCAAAAGCTATGTCATTCATGTTAATTAGGAGAGGAGGAGGACGTTCTACATGATTGAAAGGAAGATTCGCCACTTGCAGCGTTACCGAGAAATTGCCTTTGCTTTTTCCCGTAACGGATTTGGTTTTATTGTTAAAGAATTAGGGTTATATAACATCATTTCTTTACCAAAACGCCTATTTATAAAGGATAAGGACAATGAGTTTAAAACGAAAACAACGGGAGAGAGAATTCGATTATTTCTGGAGGAATTAGGACCTACCTTCGTAAAGCTTGGACAAATTGCTAGTACGCGGCCTGATTTAATTCCATCCTCTATCATAGAGGAACTTGAAAAGCTTCATGATAAAGTTCCACCGTTTGCCTATGAGGATGTAAAAGGTATTATTGAAGCTGAATTTGAAGGGAATTTAACTGATATTTTTGATGACTTTGATGAAAAACCATTAGGGGCAGCGTCAATAGGACAAGTCCATTATGCTGTTCTAAAAACGGGTGAGCCTGTTGCTGTAAAAGTGCAGCGCCCAATGATTGAGAAGATCATCCAAACAGATTTAGAAATTCTCTACGAAATTGCCTCACTTGCAGAAAAACGGTTTGCCTGGGCTGCTAGATATGAAGTATGTCGTATTGTAGAAGAGTTCTCAAAAGCTCTACGAAAAGAGTTAGACTATACGAATGAAGGAAGAAACGCTGACAGAATAGCAGGGCAATTTAAAGATGATACGCATATTTATATTCCTTCTGTTTACTGGGATTACACGACAAAAAAAGTACTGACTATGGAGTATGTAGAAGGAACAAAGCTAAATAACATCAGTGAATTAACACGAGAAGGCTATGACACAAAAATTTTAGCTGAAAGAGTGGCGAATTCGGTCTTTCATCAAATCTTGATTGAAGGTTTTTTCCACGGAGATCCTCATCCAGGAAATGTGGCAGCCTTTCCAGGTAATGGCATCGTTTATATGGATTTTGGCATGGTGGGGAGGCTAACGCCAGACATGAAAGCTAACTTTGCCAATTTAGTCATTGCCATTATGAGGCAGCGGACAGATGGCGTCATTAGAGGAATCATGCGGATGGGATTAGTTTCTGAGGAGGTTAATATACAGCAGTTAACAGTGGATGTGGATGATTTAAAAGCTAAGTATTATGATGTTCCTTTAAGTAAAGTAAGACTAGGAGAGGCAGTTAACGATTTATTTGCTGTAGCCCAGGAACATCAAATTAGAATTCCAGCAGATCTTACGTTATTAGGAAAGACGCTTCTTACAATGGAAGGGTTAGTTGAGACCCTCGATCCTGACCTTAGTATTATTAAAATAGCTGAACCGTTCGGAAAACAACTACTAATTGATCGCTTACACCCAAAAAATGTAGCGGCTAGTACATTTTCATACATAGGTGACTATGGGGATAGTCTTCTTGAATTACCAAAGCAAATTAATGAACTGACTAAGGTAGTGAAAAAAGGTAAGTTACCTTTAGAAGTAAATATACCGAATGTGGAGCGATTTTTAACGAAGCTAGATCGGATTAGTAATCGACTCTCTTTTAGCATCGTGTTGCTTTCATTCAGTATTATAATGGTAGGTCTTATTATAGGTTCGGCTATGTCAGGGCAATCATCTGTCCTTTGGAATTTACCAGCGATTGAAATAGGCTTTACAGTCGCTCTGTTAATGTTTCTTTGGCTGCTCTACTCTATCTTTAAATCAGGGAGATTTTAACGTGGTGAGTTTCTCTTTATGTATAGACGTTGATAAGAATACACGATTAAAAGAAATGTTCTAGCGGATTATATTAAACTCAGTACGGCTTGGGTAAAGTACTGACCTCATACACATTTATAACTAAAATTTCATGGTGTTTTAAAAAATATCTCTTATTATATAGCTCACAAGAATATGGGAACGGGTAGGAGGATGAAAATGATTCTTGTCAGTGGATGTTTAGCTGGAGAAGATGTTAGATATAATGGGACGAATAGCTTAAATACTAAAATTCGTCAGCTAGTAGAGAATGGACAAGCAGTTACTGTTTGTCCTGAATTATTAGGAGGTTTCTCAACCCCACGAGAACCAGCTGAGATTATAGGTGGAACAGGAGAAGATGTCCTGGACGGTAAAGCATCGGTTATAGAAAAATCAGGCTGTGATGTGACAGAGTTATATATTAAAGGAGCATACTTGACATTAGAGCAAGCGCACCTTATTAAAGCTAAACTAGTCGTACTGAAGGAATTTAGCCCTTCTTGTGGATCAAGCTCCATTTATAACGGGGGTTTTAACGGCGTCACGCTTACTGGGAACGGTGTGACGGCAGCTCTATTGACTCGATCAGGGTTTCAGGTCATCTCCGAAGAGGAGGTGTCTCAATTAATTAGGTAGTTTATCACAGATAACCGTCTGTATAGCTCCCGTCTCAAAATAGAGAGGAGAGCTAATGGGCACTAATGTCCTGATTCATTCACCTACCATGTTTTATATCTGAAAGTAAGTCGGAGGTCTTAGTCCAAATCTAGCCTCAAGCCTGTAGTAGGCTATGTCACTTCTCTTTATACTTAACTTAGATAAAGCAATATAAGTTGCATAAATGAAAGAGGGATTGGACATGAGTTTACTACAGAAATTATTAGAACGAAAAAAAGTAATTGGATTAATGGTTGTACTCTTTTTTGTATTAGGTATTTATTCGATTAGTAAGATGGATAGAGAATTAATGCCGTCAGTTGACTTTGATATGGCAATGATAACAGTTGATGCTGGTGATATGCCGGTGAGAGACGTGGAAAACCTCATTACCGAACCGGTGGAAAAAGCACTGGCAGGAAGTGAGGGGGTTATCTCCTACGACTCCTCGACTGCTGTGGGAAGCAGCTCTTTCTTTATCGATATTGAAGAGGGGCGTGTGGATGAAGTAACAAGAGAGGTTGAATCACATCTTGCTCACATCTCAAATGATGTGTCAGGTATTCTATATACTGACGTAAGACCTATAAGTACAGACCAGAGTTATGAGTTTTATATGGAAGTGTCAAACGGGGAAATGAAGGACCTTACCTCCTTTGCAAGTGGGGTTGTTAAGCCACGTCTTGAAAGCTTAAACGAAGTAAAAGAAGTTAACTTGAATGGTTTAGAGGAAATGCAATACATCCTAACATTTGATAGAGAGGAATTACATGAGCTAGGACTTGAGCTAAACGGTGTCATTCAAGCCCTTCACCAAACTGATGTGAATATCTCATTGGGTGAGTTAACGGAAGAGGATAATGAGCCTTCTCTAAGGTGGGATACTGAATTGTCTTCGGTTAAAGATATAGAAGAGGCAACAATCCAGACACCTGAAGGACCGATAAACTTAAAAGATATCGCAGAGATAGAAGCGGAAACGTCGCAACAATCATCAATGGCTTGGAAAAATGGGAGTAGAGATGTGTTGTTTGTAGAAATTGGCCGTGCTGATGGGTATACCCAAGTTGAGATGGCAGAAGCTATAAGAGCTGAAGTAGCAGACATTCATGATGAAGGATTAGCGAGTGATTTATCATTTACAGAAATTGTGGCTCAAGCTGATTATGTCTCATCGTCCATCGATGGGGTTACACAAAATATTTTAATTGGCGGCCTGTTGGCTCTCGTTATTTTAATGCTATTTTTACGAAATACTAGGGCGACGTTGATCGTCGGTTTGTCCATACCAGTCTCACTTTTGCTAACGTTTACCACGTTATGGCTTATTGATTATAGTTTTAATATTTTAACTCTTATTGGATTAGGGCTTGGAATCGGGATGATGGTGGACGCCTCTATTGTCATATTAGAGTCCATTTATCGGAAAAAAGAAGAAGGGTTAGTAGGCATTGACGCTGTTATGACAGGGATAAAAGAGGTAGCAACAGCTGTGATCGCGTCGATGTTAACGACAGTGGTCGTGTTTTTACCTGTTGGATTATTTGGTGGAGATTTTGCCATATTTATTCTTGTGCTTAGTGTCGTCGTTGTCATAACGTTGGTCAGTTCAGTTATTGTGGCATTTACTTTAATACCCGCATTGGCAGAGAACTTTATGAAGCTTAGAAAAAAAACGGAGGACAAAAAGAAAAGCCGCTTGATCGAACGTTACGGCCATGTGTTGAATTGGTTTACACAAAAAAAGCGTCGCCGCTATGGCTTAATTATTGCTTTTCTCCTCGTTTTTATCGGCTCAATAGGCCTGACGACAAAAATCCCTTTTATTCTAATGCCAGATGTTTTAAACCGTTATAGTGAAATGGAAGTAAGGCTGGAAACAGGGTTAACAGCTGAGGACAAAGATGAAGTAGTGGCAGCAGCTGAAGAAAAATTAAAAGATGTAGAAGATATAGAATCCGTTGTGTTTATGGATGCAGGCGATTATTTATATGCGTTAATTAATATGACAAAGGACCAGGACATCACTAGTCCACAAGAAGATGTTAATTTGGCTATTACGGATGCGTTACGTGAGCTAGAAGCTGACTATCCTGTTACGGGTGTTTTTACATCGATGGATACTGGAAAGGGAGGTCAGCCTGTACAGCTTAAAGTTAATGGAGAGAGTTTAGCAAAACTTCAAGATCTCAGCAGCTATTTATCTGAAGAGTTAGAAAAGGTTGATGGATTAGTTAATGTATCCACATCGATGGATAAACAAGTAGAAGAGCGTCAACTTGTTTTTGATCATGAATCACTACAAGAAGATGTGTTAACGACATCAGCTATATATGAGCAGCTACAAGGTGCTTTTGTTCCTATTCCTGTTGGAGATATTGTGGAAGAAGGGACGGAAATTCCTGTGGTAGCCACCTTCAGCTCCGTTATTAATAGTGAGAAAGAATTACAGAAGTTCGACATTACGGGGCCTACGGGGACTAAACCACTCTCCCATTATGCAAAACTAGAAACCGTGACGTCACCCTTGACGATTAGTAGAACAAATGGCGAGCGTTATGTAACGGTTTCGGCTGAAATTGAAGGAAGAGACTTAGGTGCTGTGTCAAGGGA
The Salipaludibacillus sp. LMS25 DNA segment above includes these coding regions:
- a CDS encoding AarF/ABC1/UbiB kinase family protein — translated: MIERKIRHLQRYREIAFAFSRNGFGFIVKELGLYNIISLPKRLFIKDKDNEFKTKTTGERIRLFLEELGPTFVKLGQIASTRPDLIPSSIIEELEKLHDKVPPFAYEDVKGIIEAEFEGNLTDIFDDFDEKPLGAASIGQVHYAVLKTGEPVAVKVQRPMIEKIIQTDLEILYEIASLAEKRFAWAARYEVCRIVEEFSKALRKELDYTNEGRNADRIAGQFKDDTHIYIPSVYWDYTTKKVLTMEYVEGTKLNNISELTREGYDTKILAERVANSVFHQILIEGFFHGDPHPGNVAAFPGNGIVYMDFGMVGRLTPDMKANFANLVIAIMRQRTDGVIRGIMRMGLVSEEVNIQQLTVDVDDLKAKYYDVPLSKVRLGEAVNDLFAVAQEHQIRIPADLTLLGKTLLTMEGLVETLDPDLSIIKIAEPFGKQLLIDRLHPKNVAASTFSYIGDYGDSLLELPKQINELTKVVKKGKLPLEVNIPNVERFLTKLDRISNRLSFSIVLLSFSIIMVGLIIGSAMSGQSSVLWNLPAIEIGFTVALLMFLWLLYSIFKSGRF
- a CDS encoding YjcZ family sporulation protein; its protein translation is MYGYGYGAAGHGCDPGCHPGTVAGVGTCKGAGVGGFALILVLFILLVIIGASFVGY
- a CDS encoding DUF523 domain-containing protein, producing MILVSGCLAGEDVRYNGTNSLNTKIRQLVENGQAVTVCPELLGGFSTPREPAEIIGGTGEDVLDGKASVIEKSGCDVTELYIKGAYLTLEQAHLIKAKLVVLKEFSPSCGSSSIYNGGFNGVTLTGNGVTAALLTRSGFQVISEEEVSQLIR
- a CDS encoding sulfurtransferase TusA family protein: MKADKLLDASGLACPMPIVKTKKEIENMTSGQIIEIHATDKGVKNDFAAWVKASGHKILADEDDNGVFKFWIKKA
- a CDS encoding efflux RND transporter permease subunit is translated as MSLLQKLLERKKVIGLMVVLFFVLGIYSISKMDRELMPSVDFDMAMITVDAGDMPVRDVENLITEPVEKALAGSEGVISYDSSTAVGSSSFFIDIEEGRVDEVTREVESHLAHISNDVSGILYTDVRPISTDQSYEFYMEVSNGEMKDLTSFASGVVKPRLESLNEVKEVNLNGLEEMQYILTFDREELHELGLELNGVIQALHQTDVNISLGELTEEDNEPSLRWDTELSSVKDIEEATIQTPEGPINLKDIAEIEAETSQQSSMAWKNGSRDVLFVEIGRADGYTQVEMAEAIRAEVADIHDEGLASDLSFTEIVAQADYVSSSIDGVTQNILIGGLLALVILMLFLRNTRATLIVGLSIPVSLLLTFTTLWLIDYSFNILTLIGLGLGIGMMVDASIVILESIYRKKEEGLVGIDAVMTGIKEVATAVIASMLTTVVVFLPVGLFGGDFAIFILVLSVVVVITLVSSVIVAFTLIPALAENFMKLRKKTEDKKKSRLIERYGHVLNWFTQKKRRRYGLIIAFLLVFIGSIGLTTKIPFILMPDVLNRYSEMEVRLETGLTAEDKDEVVAAAEEKLKDVEDIESVVFMDAGDYLYALINMTKDQDITSPQEDVNLAITDALRELEADYPVTGVFTSMDTGKGGQPVQLKVNGESLAKLQDLSSYLSEELEKVDGLVNVSTSMDKQVEERQLVFDHESLQEDVLTTSAIYEQLQGAFVPIPVGDIVEEGTEIPVVATFSSVINSEKELQKFDITGPTGTKPLSHYAKLETVTSPLTISRTNGERYVTVSAEIEGRDLGAVSRDVQKIVDELEAPAGYSVSSGGDIEAQEELFLDLIIVLGISILLVYIVMSVQFNSFIQPLIVMSVIPMTAVGAILALLITQRELSVFSALALLMLIGVVLNNAILLIDRINQLRKQGVSTYEAVIEAGKNRMRPIFMTTLTTVGGMLPLALATGGANAYQAPLATVIIGGLLFATFITLLLIPAVYLLVEDMKRAIKRLFNKKKQSDTVVKKAS
- a CDS encoding MmcQ/YjbR family DNA-binding protein; amino-acid sequence: MFTNRENNQNELIITLKCVLDKAKEYRQEFHCVVPGYYMNKTHWNLILLKNCDVSKPLLEHMIHMNLYNKGLSVKQKEHLRKDITTS
- a CDS encoding MBL fold metallo-hydrolase, whose amino-acid sequence is MAIKKLTAKHITKKVMNKENLFILDVRNETDFTDWKIEGGNIQHLNVPYFDVIDGVEAIMDKLPKDEQVLVVCAKEGSSVMVAEMLNAEGVDAAYLQGGMKAWSEHLEPIKVGDLKGGGDMYQFVRIGKGCLSYMVVSNGEAAIIDPTRMTNVYTDFARDLGVKVTHVFDTHLHADHISGGRIIAEETGAQYWLPPKDADGVTYEYNALEDGNNVTIGHTTINIHPLYTPGHTIGSTSFVIDDTYLLTGDILFIDSIGRPDLAGLAEDWIGDLRETLYKRYKELSDDLIVLPAHFMMIDELNDDGSVGARLRSLFAQNHGLNIEDEEEFKKMVTENLPPQPNAYQEIRETNMGKINPDEEKQREMEIGPNRCAVR